In the genome of Heterodontus francisci isolate sHetFra1 chromosome 15, sHetFra1.hap1, whole genome shotgun sequence, one region contains:
- the LOC137377898 gene encoding L-threonyl-[L-threonyl-carrier protein] 4-chlorinase-like: MLSKASDLKKFYENNGYLTGIQVLDKDELALATQKFSALEDKFGKVYTQYNLHNVHLQYKWVMDLATHPLVLQTITAILGPNVILLDSRFICKYPASDVPHKSNVAPYVAWHQDIRYWGFEGGSVTSVWLAFDDVDQENGVLQVVPGSHKLGLLEHGTSAIPGNMLTSNQEIPKNLVEAEKAIKCPLKAGEMSVHDGLTVHFSEPNLSNRRRCGFVIRYIPTTAYPVDDPDRPRSFPATVLVAGDDKFNHFQDNAPNTFIKTF, translated from the exons ATGCTGAGCAAGGCAAGCGATCTGAAGAAGTTCTATGAAAATAATGGCTACCTGACAGGAATCCAGGTCCTAGATAAAGACGAGCTTGCACTCGCCACTCAGAAATTTTCAGCCTTAGAGGATAAATTTG GTAAAGTATACACCCAGTACAACCTTCACaatgtgcatttacagtacaagtgggtGATGGATTTAGCTACACATCCTCTGGTCCTCCAAACCATCACTGCAATTTTGGGGCCGAATGTCATTCTGCTTGACTCCCGGTTTATCTGTAAATATCCAGCCTCTGATGTCCCTCACAAAAGTAATGTGGCCCCCTATGTTGCCTGGCATCAGGACATCAG GTACTGGGGCTTTGAAGGAGGATCTGTAACATCTGTGTGGTTGGCCTTCGATGATGTTGACCAAGAAAACGGGGTCCTGCAGGTTGTTCCAG GAAGCCACAAGCTGGGGCTACTGGAACATGGAACAAGTGCTATTCCTGGAAACATGTTGACATCCAATCAGGAGATTCCCAAGAATTTGGTTGAAGCTGAGAAGGCTATTAAATGTCCTCTCAAAGCAGGAGAAATGTCT GTCCATGATGGTCTGACAGTCCATTTCAGTGAACCCAACCTGTCAAACAGGCGGAGATGTGGCTTTGTAATCCGTTATATCCCCACCACTGCTTATCCTGTTGAT GATCCAGACAGACCCCGTTCTTTCCCTGCAACAGTGCTGGTAGCTGGAGATGACAAGTTCAACCATTTTCAAGACAATGCACCAAATACCTTTATTAAAACATTCTGA